In Saprospiraceae bacterium, one DNA window encodes the following:
- a CDS encoding carboxypeptidase regulatory-like domain-containing protein → MKLQLSFILTLLTFSIFAQFPGAGGNQAPVIKGKIEGKVVDSLSGQPVGFATISLKKKGSTILQDGVLSEENGTFKFENVVKGSYDIYFSFLGYTEKKVAAVETTLKNPDVNIGHIKLASTSIIWMLWKLQNKRC, encoded by the coding sequence GTGAAACTTCAACTTAGCTTTATTTTAACATTATTGACTTTTTCCATTTTTGCTCAATTTCCCGGCGCGGGAGGTAACCAAGCACCTGTGATCAAAGGAAAAATAGAAGGGAAGGTAGTGGACTCTCTTTCAGGGCAGCCGGTAGGGTTTGCCACCATATCATTAAAGAAAAAAGGGAGCACCATATTGCAGGATGGTGTATTGTCTGAAGAAAACGGAACATTCAAATTTGAAAATGTAGTCAAAGGATCATATGATATTTATTTTTCCTTTTTGGGTTATACAGAGAAAAAAGTTGCTGCAGTCGAAACTACTTTAAAGAACCCTGATGTCAATATAGGACATATCAAACTGGCATCCACTAGTATTATATGGATGCTGTGGAAATTACAGAACAAAAGGTGCTAG
- a CDS encoding SusC/RagA family TonB-linked outer membrane protein: MRYSLLIFVLLLSALQLSAQNISVSGKVASALDDEVLIGVNVTIKGTTSGTITDIDGNYSLSNVPSNGTLVFSYVGFERKEVQVNSQTVIDVSMSNSNVLNEVVVTSFGIAKDKKVLGYGSQKVSGEELMRSSQTNVVNALQGKVAGVTINSAGGAPGAGANINIRGINSIGSGNDNQPLFVVDGIIISNATNAGNVLPSAGSNAVNSNEQFMNTNRAADINNDDIESINILKGAAATALYGQRASNGAVIITTKKGKAGKTNITYSTSYGVQNVDKVPQVQKLYSHGITGLARTGSIPVFQQYGPPALARDTFYEHFRDFFRTGKTVNHSLSFAGGSDKTSFITSASYFNNSGITYNTSFQRITTKLAASHQMTDKFNVGGQINFVNSKGVNPASGDKSIYSSLSFWSPSFDVNDYLKADGTQKNITAGTIDNPRYLAEVSPQTSDVNRLFGDINLNYKFNTWLSARYQITADYYNDKRVRVVPPDLDLGTQVRGFITEEGINSTELNSNFILTADKKLNDDFNLNVTVGNTITDIKGESLGARGEGFIAPGFFNILNTSNAFIRKTNSLRRIIGVFADARLDYKDYLFFNVTGRNDWSSTLPADNRSFFYPSASISYILTNSILKENSTVNYAKLRGSVAQVGKDASPYQIGSYFAPVPGFPFGTIGGFRRDQDIGNYDLLPEITTESEIGIETRLFKNLISLEANYFVRNSKNQIIDVPISNVIGYSRYTTNAGVIVNRGVEVLLGVRPLKGAFQWDVDFNWTRIRNKVKTMPENLKEITFYDQGRSALRIVEGGSMGDLYGYEWQKNANGDVLIGATGLPTLDQSKYIKIGSALPDWSGGMNNTFSYKGLVLNILLEVRQGGDVVDLGEMNAIRNGTTLFTEDRNKMVIWKGVTADGNPNTIPALLDENTYRAFGINAHHSFNIQDASWFRIRNVNFSYDIPKSVFGRTFKSVRVGISANNVFLSTPFRGYDPEALAFGSGSNLIGFTGRNTPNTRNFNFNLSVGF; encoded by the coding sequence ATGAGATACTCTTTACTTATTTTTGTTTTGTTGCTTAGTGCCTTACAGCTATCGGCTCAAAACATCTCAGTATCCGGCAAGGTGGCCTCTGCACTGGACGATGAGGTCCTGATCGGAGTCAATGTTACCATCAAAGGTACTACCTCCGGAACCATCACCGACATAGATGGTAATTACTCACTATCAAATGTACCATCTAATGGAACGCTTGTTTTTAGTTATGTGGGTTTTGAAAGAAAAGAAGTACAGGTAAACAGTCAGACTGTGATCGATGTCAGCATGTCCAACAGTAATGTACTTAATGAAGTGGTTGTTACATCCTTTGGCATAGCCAAAGACAAAAAGGTACTGGGCTACGGCTCTCAGAAAGTTTCAGGAGAGGAGCTTATGAGGTCAAGTCAGACGAATGTGGTCAATGCACTGCAAGGCAAGGTCGCCGGGGTCACTATCAACAGTGCCGGCGGAGCTCCCGGAGCCGGAGCCAATATCAATATCCGTGGGATCAACTCCATCGGTAGTGGCAACGACAACCAACCTCTGTTTGTTGTAGATGGGATCATCATCAGCAATGCTACCAATGCAGGTAATGTGCTTCCATCAGCCGGTAGTAATGCTGTAAATAGCAATGAACAGTTTATGAACACAAACCGCGCCGCAGATATCAATAATGACGATATCGAAAGCATCAACATACTGAAAGGAGCAGCCGCAACTGCGCTGTACGGTCAAAGAGCATCCAACGGAGCAGTCATCATAACTACTAAAAAAGGAAAAGCCGGTAAGACCAACATAACATACTCCACCTCATATGGTGTTCAGAACGTAGATAAAGTCCCTCAGGTTCAAAAATTATATTCTCATGGTATTACTGGACTTGCCAGGACTGGATCCATACCAGTATTCCAGCAGTATGGTCCGCCAGCATTGGCCAGAGATACATTTTATGAGCATTTCAGGGATTTCTTCCGCACTGGGAAAACTGTAAATCATTCCTTGTCTTTTGCGGGTGGATCAGATAAAACGAGTTTTATAACATCAGCTTCTTATTTTAATAATTCAGGCATCACTTACAACACAAGTTTTCAACGTATCACCACTAAGTTAGCTGCCAGTCATCAGATGACAGACAAATTTAATGTAGGCGGTCAGATCAATTTCGTTAACTCTAAGGGTGTCAATCCTGCTTCAGGTGATAAATCTATATATAGTTCATTGTCCTTCTGGTCTCCTTCATTTGATGTAAATGACTATCTGAAGGCTGATGGAACTCAGAAAAATATCACCGCCGGTACAATCGACAATCCAAGATACCTTGCTGAAGTAAGTCCACAGACATCTGATGTCAACAGACTATTTGGAGATATCAATCTTAATTATAAATTTAATACATGGCTAAGCGCCCGATATCAGATCACCGCAGATTACTACAATGATAAAAGGGTAAGGGTAGTACCTCCCGATCTTGATCTGGGTACACAGGTACGTGGATTTATCACAGAAGAAGGAATCAATTCTACAGAGTTGAATTCCAATTTTATATTAACAGCTGACAAGAAGCTAAACGATGATTTTAATCTGAATGTTACAGTGGGCAATACCATCACAGACATCAAAGGAGAGTCTTTAGGTGCCAGGGGTGAAGGATTTATTGCTCCCGGATTTTTTAACATCCTGAATACTTCCAATGCCTTCATACGCAAAACCAATTCGTTGAGAAGAATCATAGGTGTGTTTGCTGACGCAAGACTGGATTATAAGGATTACCTGTTTTTTAATGTCACGGGACGTAATGACTGGTCATCTACCTTACCGGCTGACAACAGGTCGTTTTTCTATCCGTCTGCCAGTATTTCATACATACTTACCAACTCTATACTTAAGGAAAACAGCACTGTAAATTATGCAAAACTGAGAGGATCTGTGGCTCAGGTTGGAAAAGATGCCAGCCCTTATCAGATTGGTTCTTATTTTGCACCAGTACCAGGCTTCCCGTTCGGGACTATAGGGGGATTCAGGAGAGATCAGGACATAGGCAACTATGATTTGTTGCCTGAAATCACCACGGAGTCAGAGATAGGTATCGAAACAAGACTATTTAAAAACCTGATTTCACTGGAAGCAAACTATTTTGTGAGAAACAGTAAAAATCAGATCATTGATGTACCCATCAGTAATGTCATAGGATATTCCAGATATACCACCAATGCCGGTGTGATCGTCAATCGCGGGGTTGAAGTACTTTTGGGAGTGAGGCCTCTGAAAGGAGCTTTTCAATGGGATGTTGACTTCAACTGGACCCGTATCAGAAACAAGGTGAAAACTATGCCTGAAAATCTTAAGGAGATCACTTTTTATGATCAGGGCCGATCAGCACTCAGAATCGTAGAGGGTGGATCTATGGGGGACCTGTATGGATATGAATGGCAAAAAAATGCTAATGGAGACGTTTTGATAGGAGCTACAGGACTACCTACTCTGGATCAAAGCAAATATATCAAAATAGGCAGTGCACTCCCCGACTGGTCCGGGGGTATGAATAATACGTTTTCATACAAAGGTTTGGTCCTGAATATCCTGCTTGAAGTAAGACAAGGTGGAGATGTGGTAGATCTTGGTGAAATGAACGCTATCAGAAACGGTACTACCTTGTTTACAGAGGATCGTAATAAGATGGTAATATGGAAAGGTGTGACAGCAGATGGCAACCCAAATACCATACCTGCCCTTTTGGATGAAAATACCTATCGTGCCTTTGGTATCAATGCACATCATTCATTCAATATACAGGATGCGTCATGGTTCAGGATCAGAAATGTAAATTTCTCTTACGATATACCCAAGTCGGTCTTCGGCAGAACTTTCAAATCTGTCAGAGTAGGTATTTCTGCCAATAATGTATTTTTGTCAACACCATTCAGAGGATATGACCCTGAAGCCCTTGCTTTTGGATCAGGATCCAACCTGATAGGTTTTACGGGCCGAAATACTCCCAATACCAGGAATTTTAA